A DNA window from Anaerocolumna sp. AGMB13020 contains the following coding sequences:
- a CDS encoding sensor histidine kinase encodes MVKLKLLCSKYLKIREKMLLVFLVSVTIPLVCSSFFYTTNNRRQALTKDRESQSTELLLVKEAIRNYLQPYNELLKLLGETDLSGVSLKEARKEYEKYFRVVAGLKGIQLIGRDNTIYYTAWADGMDLPKESILPVNYDIKEKVQLSLLKTGETSYLILSVALQSDGNHEEAILSVITDTEFLEEICLVGNAAYQILLDGQVLFPNTERISSTNTKKSTVLKEELNLNNTENHFSIISEREYQDIYAEYKGNSWFWLYWLFPTIMSLGIIALYAGNFSKRLNNFKVQIHKAAAGDFNLLEVNGNDEIADLYKDLNTMINSLQHLITTIYEEQVQKEKLNSRQKEVEFKMLASQINPHFLYNTLETIRMKARCNGEKDIEELVKMLAKIMRRNIQAGDTLVTLKSELELVEYYLKIQQYRFGERIHFHINLYCDVEELKIMPLIIQPIVENAFIHGLEAKEGEGEIKIDVRMADRLYIIVEDDGIGMTRETLEEIKDSLNDYARLTRSSIGLNNVNQRIKLLYGDKYGLLIESEENTGTRITIQLPKDMS; translated from the coding sequence CTTGTTTTTTTAGTGAGCGTAACCATTCCTTTGGTTTGCAGCAGTTTCTTCTATACCACAAATAACCGCAGACAGGCACTTACCAAAGACAGAGAAAGTCAGAGTACAGAGCTGCTGTTGGTAAAGGAGGCGATAAGAAACTATCTGCAGCCTTATAATGAGTTACTGAAGCTGTTAGGTGAAACAGATCTGAGCGGTGTAAGCCTGAAAGAAGCCAGGAAGGAATATGAGAAATATTTCCGGGTGGTTGCAGGGCTTAAAGGAATCCAGCTGATTGGAAGGGATAACACTATATATTATACTGCCTGGGCTGATGGGATGGATTTGCCGAAAGAGAGTATCCTTCCCGTAAACTATGACATAAAAGAAAAGGTTCAGTTAAGCTTATTAAAAACCGGAGAAACCTCTTATCTGATTTTATCCGTTGCGTTACAGTCAGACGGGAATCATGAGGAGGCAATCCTCTCTGTCATAACCGATACCGAGTTTCTGGAGGAGATATGCCTGGTTGGTAATGCTGCTTATCAGATACTTCTGGATGGTCAAGTCCTATTCCCGAACACTGAACGAATTAGTAGTACTAATACCAAAAAGTCCACTGTTTTAAAGGAAGAATTAAATCTTAACAATACAGAAAATCATTTCAGTATAATTAGTGAACGGGAATATCAGGATATTTATGCTGAATATAAAGGTAACAGCTGGTTCTGGCTATATTGGCTGTTTCCTACCATCATGTCTCTTGGTATCATAGCCCTTTACGCCGGCAATTTCAGCAAGCGTTTAAACAACTTCAAAGTGCAGATCCATAAAGCCGCTGCGGGGGATTTCAATCTTTTGGAAGTGAACGGAAATGATGAAATTGCTGATCTGTACAAAGACCTGAATACAATGATTAACAGCCTTCAGCACCTGATTACTACCATATATGAGGAACAGGTACAGAAGGAAAAGCTTAACAGCAGACAAAAAGAGGTTGAGTTTAAAATGCTGGCAAGCCAGATAAACCCTCATTTCCTGTACAATACCCTGGAAACGATCCGAATGAAAGCAAGATGCAACGGTGAAAAGGATATTGAAGAACTGGTAAAAATGCTGGCTAAGATAATGCGGAGAAATATACAGGCAGGAGATACACTGGTAACCTTAAAATCAGAGCTGGAACTGGTAGAGTATTATCTAAAGATACAGCAGTATCGTTTTGGGGAGAGAATACATTTTCATATTAATCTCTATTGTGATGTGGAGGAGCTTAAGATTATGCCTCTTATCATTCAGCCAATTGTAGAAAATGCTTTTATACATGGACTGGAAGCCAAAGAGGGTGAAGGTGAGATTAAAATAGATGTGAGAATGGCAGACCGTTTATATATTATTGTAGAAGATGACGGTATCGGAATGACCAGGGAGACATTGGAAGAAATAAAAGACAGTCTCAATGATTACGCAAGGCTCACCAGAAGCAGCATAGGACTAAATAATGTAAATCAGAGAATTAAACTCTTGTATGGTGACAAATACGGATTGCTGATTGAGAGCGAAGAAAATACGGGAACCAGGATTACCATTCAACTTCCAAAGGATATGAGCTGA
- a CDS encoding response regulator transcription factor — protein sequence MYQVMIIDDEMIVREGIKCLIDWEDYNFEVCAEGYDGKDGLKKVLEYSPDLVLVDVKMPGMSGIELIREAKKAGFEGKFIILTGYSDFEFAKSAVSLGVRAYLLKPIDEDELLENVKELLAELDAKKHLDDYYTLSELKARQQVLSHLLLHTSDREALKREIKLYGMDFKYNSFCAAILKDKESNEEDGISQEKIDLMLLNMEHVDKVIMDDKLVLICKGLSYEEVKKQLLINNEKVKKRFTEGFFIAVGHSVTYWQDLHFSYESAKLLSEYQFSFKEMEAVGIETLKASGITEDKEFPEQLLKFIEIGDMGALKAAIREKEELYRGQLIKEWDIKVQVTQCISYLHHILEKKYDKYREQLKDEYQKYADRMKKAESLSVLLNNLYDFCDEISKVICVVASENVIKRMIAYMEKNYGQDLKLESISKLFNYNSAYLGKIFKKEVGENFNNVLDAIRIKNAKRLLQETDLKVYQISEQVGYSNIDYFYSKFKKYVGISPKEFKRTEE from the coding sequence ATGTATCAGGTTATGATTATAGACGATGAGATGATTGTAAGAGAAGGCATTAAGTGCCTGATCGATTGGGAAGATTACAACTTTGAAGTATGTGCGGAAGGTTATGATGGGAAGGACGGCTTAAAAAAGGTATTGGAATATTCCCCTGACCTGGTGCTGGTGGATGTCAAAATGCCTGGCATGAGTGGAATAGAGTTAATCCGTGAGGCGAAGAAAGCAGGTTTTGAAGGAAAGTTTATTATCCTTACAGGGTATTCGGATTTTGAATTTGCCAAATCAGCCGTATCGCTGGGAGTTCGGGCATATTTACTAAAACCTATAGACGAAGATGAGTTATTAGAGAATGTAAAAGAATTACTGGCAGAGCTGGATGCCAAGAAGCATTTGGATGATTATTATACTCTTAGTGAATTAAAAGCGAGGCAGCAAGTACTGTCCCATCTATTATTGCATACCTCGGACAGAGAAGCCCTGAAGCGGGAAATTAAACTATATGGCATGGACTTTAAATACAATAGTTTCTGTGCGGCAATACTAAAGGATAAGGAAAGCAACGAAGAGGATGGGATCTCCCAGGAAAAAATTGATCTGATGTTATTGAATATGGAGCATGTTGATAAAGTCATTATGGACGATAAGCTGGTGCTGATCTGCAAAGGATTAAGTTATGAGGAGGTTAAAAAGCAGCTGCTTATAAACAATGAAAAGGTAAAGAAACGGTTTACAGAAGGCTTCTTTATTGCAGTAGGACATAGTGTTACCTATTGGCAGGATCTTCATTTCTCCTATGAAAGTGCAAAACTTCTCTCAGAGTATCAGTTTTCCTTTAAAGAAATGGAAGCAGTAGGGATAGAAACCTTAAAGGCCAGTGGAATAACGGAAGACAAAGAGTTTCCGGAGCAGCTGCTTAAGTTTATAGAAATAGGAGATATGGGAGCACTGAAAGCAGCTATCAGGGAGAAAGAGGAACTGTATCGCGGACAGCTGATCAAGGAATGGGATATCAAGGTTCAGGTGACCCAATGCATCTCCTACCTACATCATATCTTGGAGAAAAAGTATGATAAATACCGGGAGCAATTAAAGGATGAGTATCAGAAATATGCAGACCGGATGAAAAAAGCAGAGAGCTTATCAGTCTTACTTAATAATCTCTATGATTTCTGCGATGAAATCTCAAAAGTTATCTGTGTTGTCGCTTCTGAAAACGTAATAAAAAGAATGATAGCTTATATGGAGAAGAATTATGGACAGGACCTAAAGCTTGAGAGTATATCCAAACTATTTAACTACAATAGTGCCTATCTTGGAAAAATCTTTAAAAAAGAAGTAGGAGAGAACTTTAACAACGTTCTGGATGCCATCCGAATAAAGAACGCAAAGAGACTGCTGCAGGAAACAGACCTTAAGGTATACCAGATTTCAGAGCAGGTAGGCTACAGCAATATAGACTACTTCTATTCTAAATTTAAGAAATATGTAGGCATAAGTCCAAAAGAATTTAAAAGAACAGAAGAATAG
- a CDS encoding peptidylprolyl isomerase → MKKSKKIITRLLVMALTAGMIFAAGCSKKTDSTLVVTVNDEKLTMQDMMYFIYAMEAQGQMYAQYYPTYWDMEYSEGVTMRDQMKTSVMDAAVMWDILYQKSKEAGNTLTDEEKTSIETDVESLWTSLKDDEERLKLTGFTKENLIKAQEKLQLADKYYQTVLDDLTVKEDEIKAGIDKETYRQYDTEYLYAATSKYNESYQLEELTDEEKAAAKDAIEQALKDVQAGKAFADIAKDNEALSTTTLNFVKDDGTAEAEYQEAAMKLKNDEVTDGIIKTSKGYYIIKMTDNNSTESYDAAVTEAINNAKTEAFTDKYENEIKKEYTITVNDKVWDTVVMGQTTIPEAERITSTPTPEATTTPEATATPEATATPTESGK, encoded by the coding sequence GTGAAGAAATCAAAAAAGATCATTACCAGACTGTTAGTTATGGCTTTAACAGCGGGAATGATATTCGCTGCAGGATGCAGCAAAAAAACAGACTCTACCTTAGTGGTAACAGTTAACGATGAAAAGCTTACAATGCAGGATATGATGTATTTTATTTATGCAATGGAAGCTCAGGGGCAGATGTATGCACAATACTACCCTACCTATTGGGATATGGAATATTCCGAAGGTGTCACCATGAGGGATCAGATGAAGACAAGTGTTATGGATGCTGCCGTTATGTGGGATATTCTATATCAGAAATCAAAAGAAGCAGGTAATACTCTTACTGACGAAGAAAAGACAAGCATTGAAACAGATGTTGAATCTCTCTGGACTTCATTAAAGGATGATGAAGAGCGTCTCAAACTTACAGGTTTTACAAAAGAGAACCTGATAAAAGCACAAGAGAAATTACAGCTGGCGGACAAGTATTACCAGACCGTTCTTGATGATCTTACAGTGAAAGAAGATGAAATCAAAGCTGGTATTGACAAAGAAACATACAGACAATACGATACAGAGTATTTATATGCGGCAACCTCAAAATACAACGAAAGCTATCAGTTAGAGGAGCTTACCGATGAAGAAAAAGCTGCTGCAAAGGATGCCATAGAACAAGCTCTGAAAGATGTACAGGCTGGTAAAGCATTTGCCGATATCGCAAAAGATAATGAAGCTTTATCTACTACCACTCTTAACTTTGTTAAAGATGATGGAACTGCTGAAGCAGAATACCAGGAAGCTGCCATGAAACTTAAGAACGATGAAGTAACAGATGGAATTATTAAAACTTCTAAAGGTTACTACATTATTAAGATGACAGATAACAACAGCACCGAAAGCTATGATGCCGCTGTTACAGAAGCCATCAACAACGCTAAGACAGAAGCTTTTACAGATAAGTATGAGAATGAAATCAAAAAAGAATACACAATAACCGTTAACGATAAAGTATGGGATACCGTTGTAATGGGACAGACTACTATTCCTGAAGCAGAGAGAATTACTTCTACTCCTACACCGGAAGCTACCACTACTCCTGAGGCAACTGCTACTCCGGAAGCTACAGCTACTCCCACAGAGAGCGGTAAATAG
- a CDS encoding ABC transporter permease, which translates to MGQKKLTGMGLLINIIRILVILLALSLFVPALNPARISGLINDNLSLFTSGLVYSTAFSGFKRALMRGWVEQGTLTLLFLSALLSCLGYFACSAGGAISLGQLKLKRLSARLTAFGSFISLIGFGGIILAYNQLLESTNLKKVDPVLPVGLIILACLSVACLILSLAAIYLLPRPSKEEKYTMEPKYYLFLLMLPFLILCMVFSYLPLWGWRYGLYDYKPGLGLSAENFVGFKWFRYLFENSATRNDILRVLKNTLAMSGLGLATSIFPMAFAIFLSEIKATRYRKLIQTLTTIPNFISWVLVYAFAFALFSTEGFINTVLVDIGVLKEGVNFLLSGDHIWLKMLAWSLWKGLGWGAIIYLAAISGIDQQLYEAATVDGAGRFKKMWYITVPGLLPTFFVLLMLAIAGILSNGMDQYFVFKNSANKSNIEVLDLYVYLLGLGSSDTGNIPLATVVGMVKSIISIILLFMANGLSKLIRKESII; encoded by the coding sequence ATGGGGCAGAAGAAATTAACTGGCATGGGACTGTTAATAAATATTATAAGAATACTGGTTATCTTACTGGCGTTGAGCTTGTTTGTGCCCGCACTGAACCCTGCCAGAATAAGCGGACTGATTAACGATAATCTGTCCCTTTTTACATCAGGATTGGTTTACTCAACAGCTTTTTCGGGGTTTAAAAGAGCCTTAATGAGAGGCTGGGTGGAGCAGGGGACTTTAACCTTATTATTTCTCTCAGCACTGTTATCTTGTCTTGGGTATTTTGCCTGCAGTGCCGGAGGAGCAATCAGTCTTGGACAACTTAAATTAAAAAGATTATCAGCTCGTTTAACAGCTTTCGGTTCTTTTATAAGCTTAATTGGTTTTGGGGGAATTATCTTAGCTTATAATCAGTTACTTGAAAGTACAAATCTTAAAAAGGTAGATCCGGTTCTTCCTGTTGGATTAATCATACTGGCTTGTTTATCAGTGGCCTGTTTGATACTTTCGCTGGCTGCCATCTATTTGTTACCAAGACCTTCCAAGGAAGAAAAATATACCATGGAACCAAAATATTATCTGTTCCTTCTTATGCTTCCTTTCCTTATATTATGTATGGTATTTTCTTATCTCCCTTTATGGGGCTGGCGCTACGGATTGTATGATTATAAGCCGGGACTTGGCTTAAGCGCAGAAAATTTTGTTGGTTTTAAATGGTTTCGATATCTCTTTGAGAACTCCGCAACGAGAAATGATATCTTAAGAGTCTTAAAAAATACACTTGCAATGAGTGGTTTGGGACTTGCAACTTCTATCTTCCCGATGGCCTTTGCAATATTCCTGTCAGAAATCAAGGCTACCAGATATCGTAAGCTGATACAGACGCTGACCACCATACCTAATTTCATCAGCTGGGTATTGGTATATGCTTTTGCTTTCGCCTTGTTTTCAACAGAAGGTTTTATTAATACCGTATTGGTTGATATTGGTGTGCTGAAGGAAGGCGTTAATTTCTTATTAAGCGGAGACCACATTTGGCTGAAGATGTTAGCCTGGAGTTTATGGAAAGGTCTTGGCTGGGGAGCAATTATCTATCTGGCTGCCATATCTGGAATCGATCAGCAGTTATACGAAGCGGCAACGGTAGACGGTGCCGGAAGATTCAAGAAAATGTGGTACATAACAGTACCCGGTCTCTTACCTACCTTCTTTGTATTGTTAATGCTTGCTATAGCAGGTATTCTAAGCAATGGTATGGATCAATATTTTGTTTTCAAGAATTCTGCCAATAAATCGAATATAGAGGTTCTTGACCTCTATGTATATTTACTGGGACTTGGAAGCAGTGATACCGGAAATATTCCGCTGGCAACTGTTGTCGGTATGGTGAAGTCAATCATAAGTATCATATTGCTGTTTATGGCAAACGGACTTTCCAAGTTGATACGTAAAGAAAGCATTATATAG
- a CDS encoding BsuPI-related putative proteinase inhibitor — protein sequence MKNKKNILGLLILAFVLFTVSLTTVQAAGQYKKNNTNKSQDSKNNSKGTKKEDKKTAKKKVSIKPEALLNKDSLDFKIIIKNPTKNDVTIESSSGQVFDFEVLDAKKQPLYRWSADKSFIAVITTTEIKAKDKLELSDSLSGEVFQDIKDKAVYVKAYITGTADFVNQDGYLVKIKK from the coding sequence ATGAAAAATAAAAAGAATATTCTTGGTTTATTAATATTAGCTTTCGTGCTCTTTACCGTATCATTAACAACGGTACAAGCAGCCGGACAGTATAAGAAGAACAACACAAACAAAAGTCAGGATTCCAAAAATAATTCAAAAGGTACAAAAAAAGAGGATAAGAAGACTGCTAAGAAGAAGGTTTCCATTAAACCTGAAGCTTTACTGAATAAGGATTCTCTTGATTTTAAGATTATTATCAAGAATCCTACCAAAAATGATGTTACTATTGAAAGCAGCTCCGGACAGGTTTTTGATTTTGAAGTATTAGATGCTAAAAAACAGCCTTTGTACCGCTGGTCAGCAGATAAGAGCTTTATCGCAGTTATTACCACTACTGAAATAAAAGCAAAGGATAAATTGGAATTAAGTGATTCTTTATCCGGTGAAGTATTCCAGGATATTAAGGATAAAGCAGTTTATGTGAAAGCCTATATAACCGGTACTGCTGATTTCGTAAATCAGGACGGATATCTGGTGAAGATTAAGAAATAA
- a CDS encoding carbohydrate ABC transporter permease — protein sequence MGYTGKGTGINTAKIRKVKKRIPSSPGDIVFNIFNYAFFSIFTVICFFPFYYLFINTISDNELIKAGRITFLPKGIHFDNYFALTSVSNLGSSIMVSIARTLIGTLIMVLASAFVGYLVTKTEMWGRKVWYRLLVVTMYFNAGLIPWYLNMSMLGLTNSFLGYIIPSIVAPYNIILVKTYIESIPAELEESASIDGAGYISRFKVIIFPLCKPILATIAIFGALGHWNSFTDSMILMSGAPKLYTLQYRLYVYLNQSSNLAALMKSGSGITSDMVQQALNTRTIKFTVAMVSIIPILLVYPFLQRYFEKGIMIGAVKG from the coding sequence ATGGGATATACAGGCAAGGGCACGGGGATTAATACAGCAAAAATTCGAAAAGTAAAAAAGAGAATCCCATCTTCTCCCGGAGATATTGTATTTAATATTTTTAATTATGCGTTCTTTTCAATTTTTACGGTTATTTGCTTTTTCCCTTTTTATTATTTGTTCATCAATACCATCAGTGATAATGAACTGATAAAGGCCGGACGTATTACCTTCCTGCCAAAAGGCATTCATTTTGACAATTATTTTGCTCTTACCAGTGTAAGCAATTTAGGAAGCTCTATTATGGTATCCATAGCAAGAACTCTGATTGGTACGCTTATCATGGTATTAGCCTCTGCATTTGTAGGCTATTTGGTAACGAAAACCGAAATGTGGGGCAGAAAGGTGTGGTATCGTCTGCTGGTTGTTACCATGTATTTTAATGCCGGTTTGATACCCTGGTATCTGAATATGTCCATGTTAGGACTTACCAATTCCTTCTTAGGATATATCATTCCCAGTATTGTAGCACCTTACAATATCATACTGGTTAAGACGTATATAGAATCTATACCTGCAGAGCTTGAGGAAAGTGCTTCTATTGATGGTGCTGGATACATTTCCAGATTCAAGGTCATTATCTTCCCTCTCTGTAAACCGATTCTTGCTACCATAGCAATATTTGGTGCTTTAGGGCATTGGAATTCCTTTACGGACTCCATGATATTAATGTCAGGGGCACCTAAGTTATACACACTGCAATACAGACTTTATGTGTACCTGAATCAGTCCTCCAATCTAGCGGCACTGATGAAATCCGGAAGCGGTATTACTTCTGATATGGTACAGCAGGCGTTAAATACAAGAACCATTAAATTTACGGTAGCCATGGTATCTATCATACCAATCCTTCTGGTATACCCCTTTCTTCAAAGATATTTCGAAAAGGGTATTATGATCGGAGCGGTAAAAGGCTGA